A genomic window from Pseudomonas argentinensis includes:
- a CDS encoding non-ribosomal peptide synthetase: MVIPSTSTAALLRQSLSQALDVDAEKIPLDANLIEWGLDSVTLIRLAGQWRRQGLAVRFADLVADPRLSTWLHMLDTTPEGLATTTPLLVADDGQPFELAPMQHAYWIGRAPDQQLGGVAAHFYNEFDGQGVDPIRLGAAVRSLLARHPMLRAQFLEDGRQQILQHSPWPGLKVHDLRQSGAEQALQQLEALRDKLSHRRLAVERGQVLDIQLSLLPDALHPGGTRLHLNLDMLAADALSLRTPLGDLVLLYRQRPLPPLDYSFAHYLAQLRHEHASAEYRERHQRDRDYWMQRLERLPDAPRLPCETRCRDGSQVRRRHHWLSPSLRQAFERHARENGLTPAMALAAVFCEALGAWCETPELLLNLPLFNRAPLHADVDRLVGDFTSSILLAWDGNVSGTFAARATALQRRFQEDAAHNAFSGLEVLRELSRLRGEQVLAPVVYTSALGLGELFAEGVQESFGRPAWIISQGPQVWLDAQVTELNGGLLVNLDAREGLFADGVLDGLFEAHIGLLQRLCDEPSAWHQAPPALLPAGQLAVRQAAQGQPAPLPSLRLHEAFFALARTAPTLPALLHGERQVMTYGELAERALQLAAYLEAQGVERGDVVALQLPKGPEQVIAVLGILACSAIYLPIGFDQPLARRQKICDSAGAKLLLGEVPASSPALDAPRSGEIGDLAYILYTSGSTGEPKGVEISHLAAANTLEDLQRRLQLDQHDRILALSALEFDLSVFDLFAALSTGAALICIEPWAQRDAQRWRELAQQHRASVLNCVPALLDMLLGCAPAGDSLPLRAVLLGGDKVAPGLPARLWAQAPGCRFLALGGATETAIHSTLFEVLPGQPLHWHCLPYGKPLDNVSLRIVDHHGHDCPDWVAGELWLGGAGVAQGYRGDPLRSAERFVEYQGIRWYRTGDSARYHPDGNVEFLGRTDFQLKLRGYRIEAGEIENALVAWPGIEQAVVLLVGQQLAAMVRLQNGPAQPERLELPELMQHLAEHLPAYMIPEHISGCAQLPLTSNGKIDRKALHRLLAERTPSPHTDLSPPRGAIEQRVARAWQDLLGCGKVCREHNFFSLGGDSLSATRLIRRLADQGLAGARLAQVFAKPVLAQFCTDLRLDAWAEPQRGIVADPAQRHAPFPMTEVQQAYWFGRDPSLVLGGVSCHFYREYDVEDLDLPRLQRALDRLIERHEMLRAVFDERGRARILQQVPAFVIGQKYTSLDELREHCAQRVFDPQRWPLFDVQAFVQGRHTRLAISLDNLILDALSILRFYAELDALYRDPTMALPALQLSFRDYRLQATAQPAELEAAQRFWQKCLPELPPHPQLPLACDPANLGQPRFERLQGQIDAGAWQAILAKAQQHGLTASAVLLCAFAETLGRWSARSDLSLNLTLFDRRALHPQIDAVMGDFTSLTLLAYAPRAGECWLERARRTQQTLGEVLEHRCLGSVSLLRQLARGKGEQHARMPVVFTSALGVPDGTAAPQDGPFARQVFGLTQTPQVWLDHQVVEADGGIALNWDRVIGLFPEGMVEAMFQAYLHSLNWLAEQPWDQAPPDLLPLPQAQLRARINAPGLPVPGDPTLHHGFFQQARQAPQRTALLWHEQGSMSYGELAERALRIAGSLVQAGIAPGDLVAVSLAKGPLQVASVLGILAAGAAYLPIGVDQPAQRCERIVQQAGVALIIAEQDPHLSGVRHLPPELAQNAEPLAAPRPILAGDLAYVIYTSGSTGQPKGVEITHRAAMNTVAEINRCYGIDSQDRGLALSALDFDLSVYDLFGLLSVGAALVLIDEQQRRDARAWLKLLQRHGVTLWNSVPALLDMLLEANAGERQPLPLRLALLSGDWIGLDLPQRLAEQVPACRFIALGGATEAAIWSNHFEVQQPLPGWRSIPYGLPLRNQAYRVVDAWGRDCPDWVTGELWIGGTGVARGYRRAPTLSAERFVDGWYRTGDLGRYHPDGLLEFLGRADSQVKIRGHRIELGEIEAALARHPEVNMAVAVVSDQGQLLAAVTGTATAAQLPMHLQRCLPAYMHPQQTVVLERLPLSANGKVDRRALLVTLEAIAQPPAAVDEQPLSPAEQMVAELWQQLLRIPSVGRGDNFFRLGGDSLLATRFLEMLRSRLGLELPMGQLFGAANLSQVAQALDRQPIADNVEEGAI, from the coding sequence ATGGTCATACCTAGCACCTCGACCGCAGCATTGTTGCGTCAGTCCCTATCCCAGGCCTTGGACGTAGACGCCGAAAAGATCCCGCTCGATGCGAACCTGATCGAGTGGGGGCTGGACTCGGTGACCCTGATTCGTCTCGCCGGCCAATGGCGACGCCAGGGGCTGGCCGTGCGCTTCGCCGACCTGGTGGCCGATCCACGTCTGTCGACCTGGCTGCACATGCTCGACACCACGCCCGAGGGGCTCGCTACGACCACACCGCTGCTCGTTGCCGATGACGGCCAACCCTTCGAGCTGGCGCCCATGCAGCACGCTTACTGGATCGGTCGCGCTCCCGACCAGCAACTGGGCGGTGTTGCCGCGCATTTCTACAACGAATTCGATGGCCAGGGCGTCGACCCGATCCGCTTGGGGGCCGCCGTGCGCTCGCTGCTTGCGCGCCACCCGATGTTGCGTGCGCAGTTTCTCGAAGACGGCCGGCAGCAGATTCTCCAGCACAGCCCCTGGCCGGGCCTGAAGGTGCATGACCTGCGCCAGAGCGGCGCCGAACAGGCTCTGCAGCAGCTGGAGGCCCTGCGCGATAAGTTGTCCCATCGTCGATTGGCCGTGGAGCGAGGCCAGGTGCTGGACATTCAACTGTCGCTGTTGCCCGATGCCCTGCATCCCGGCGGCACCCGCCTGCACCTGAACCTCGACATGCTCGCCGCCGACGCCCTGAGTCTGCGCACCCCGCTCGGCGATCTGGTGCTGTTGTATCGCCAGCGGCCTCTGCCACCTCTCGACTACAGCTTCGCCCACTACCTGGCCCAGCTTCGCCATGAGCACGCCAGCGCCGAATACCGCGAGCGCCACCAGCGCGATCGCGACTACTGGATGCAGCGCCTGGAGCGGCTCCCCGACGCTCCGCGCCTGCCGTGCGAGACCCGATGCCGCGATGGCAGCCAGGTGAGGCGCCGCCACCATTGGTTGTCACCCTCCCTGCGCCAGGCCTTTGAGCGCCATGCCCGAGAAAACGGCCTGACCCCGGCCATGGCCCTGGCAGCCGTGTTTTGCGAGGCCCTGGGTGCCTGGTGCGAAACGCCCGAACTGCTGCTCAACCTGCCGCTGTTCAACCGTGCGCCCTTGCACGCCGATGTCGACCGGCTGGTGGGCGATTTCACTTCGTCGATCCTGCTGGCTTGGGACGGCAACGTCTCCGGCACCTTCGCAGCACGGGCCACGGCTCTGCAACGACGCTTCCAGGAGGATGCTGCCCACAATGCTTTTTCCGGCCTGGAAGTGTTGCGCGAGCTGTCCCGATTGCGCGGCGAGCAAGTCCTCGCGCCGGTGGTATACACCAGCGCCCTGGGCCTGGGGGAACTGTTCGCCGAGGGCGTGCAGGAGAGCTTCGGTCGGCCGGCCTGGATCATTTCCCAGGGCCCGCAAGTGTGGCTCGACGCACAGGTCACCGAGCTGAACGGTGGTTTGCTGGTCAACCTCGATGCCCGGGAAGGTCTGTTCGCCGATGGCGTGCTCGATGGCCTGTTCGAGGCCCACATCGGGTTGCTGCAACGGCTGTGCGACGAGCCATCCGCCTGGCATCAAGCCCCTCCGGCCCTGCTACCGGCCGGCCAACTGGCCGTGCGTCAAGCAGCTCAAGGCCAGCCCGCGCCACTGCCGAGCCTGCGCCTGCACGAAGCGTTCTTTGCCCTGGCACGCACGGCACCCACGCTACCGGCGCTGTTGCATGGCGAGCGCCAGGTCATGACCTATGGCGAACTGGCCGAGCGTGCCCTGCAATTGGCGGCCTACCTCGAAGCCCAGGGAGTCGAACGCGGCGACGTGGTCGCACTGCAATTGCCCAAGGGCCCGGAACAGGTCATCGCGGTTCTGGGGATCCTGGCCTGCAGCGCCATCTATTTGCCCATCGGCTTCGACCAGCCCCTGGCTAGACGTCAGAAGATCTGCGACTCGGCCGGGGCCAAACTGCTGCTCGGCGAAGTGCCGGCCAGCAGCCCTGCATTGGACGCACCCCGTAGCGGCGAGATCGGCGACCTGGCCTATATCCTCTATACCTCCGGTTCCACCGGTGAACCCAAGGGCGTGGAGATCAGCCATCTGGCGGCGGCCAATACCCTGGAAGATCTGCAGCGTCGTCTGCAGCTCGACCAGCATGACCGCATCCTCGCGCTGTCGGCGCTGGAATTCGACTTGTCGGTGTTCGATCTGTTCGCAGCCCTGTCGACGGGCGCAGCGTTGATCTGTATCGAGCCGTGGGCCCAGCGCGACGCGCAGCGCTGGCGGGAGCTGGCGCAGCAACACCGGGCAAGCGTACTCAACTGCGTACCGGCACTGCTGGACATGCTGCTCGGTTGCGCGCCCGCCGGCGACAGCCTGCCCTTGCGAGCCGTGCTGCTGGGCGGCGACAAGGTGGCACCCGGTCTGCCCGCCCGATTGTGGGCACAGGCCCCCGGCTGTCGTTTCCTGGCATTGGGTGGCGCGACCGAAACGGCCATCCACTCCACGCTGTTCGAGGTGCTGCCGGGGCAACCGCTGCACTGGCATTGCCTGCCCTATGGCAAGCCGCTGGACAACGTCAGCCTGCGCATCGTCGATCACCACGGCCATGACTGCCCGGACTGGGTCGCTGGCGAGCTGTGGCTCGGCGGCGCCGGGGTTGCCCAAGGCTATCGTGGCGACCCACTGCGCAGCGCCGAGCGGTTCGTCGAATACCAGGGCATACGCTGGTACCGCACCGGCGATAGCGCACGCTATCACCCCGACGGTAACGTCGAGTTTCTCGGCCGCACCGACTTCCAGCTCAAGCTGCGAGGCTACCGGATCGAAGCTGGGGAAATCGAGAACGCCCTGGTGGCCTGGCCGGGCATCGAACAGGCAGTGGTGCTGCTCGTCGGCCAGCAACTGGCGGCGATGGTACGCCTGCAGAACGGCCCGGCGCAGCCCGAGCGCCTGGAACTGCCGGAGTTGATGCAGCACCTGGCCGAACACCTGCCGGCCTACATGATTCCCGAGCATATCTCGGGCTGCGCGCAGTTGCCCCTGACCAGCAACGGCAAGATTGATCGCAAGGCGCTGCATCGATTGCTGGCCGAACGCACGCCGAGCCCGCACACCGATCTGTCGCCTCCCCGCGGCGCCATCGAGCAACGGGTGGCCCGCGCCTGGCAGGACCTGCTGGGCTGCGGCAAGGTGTGCCGCGAGCACAACTTCTTTTCCCTGGGCGGCGATTCCCTCAGCGCTACCCGCCTGATAAGGCGCCTGGCCGACCAGGGGCTGGCCGGCGCCCGGCTGGCCCAGGTGTTCGCCAAGCCGGTGCTGGCACAATTCTGCACCGACTTGCGCCTCGATGCCTGGGCCGAGCCCCAGCGCGGCATCGTGGCGGATCCGGCGCAACGCCATGCGCCGTTCCCCATGACCGAGGTGCAGCAAGCCTACTGGTTCGGCCGCGATCCAAGCCTGGTGCTCGGCGGCGTGAGCTGCCATTTCTATCGCGAATACGATGTCGAGGATCTCGACCTGCCACGCCTGCAGCGAGCCCTGGATCGCCTGATCGAGCGTCACGAAATGCTCCGCGCAGTGTTCGACGAGCGGGGCCGAGCGCGCATTCTTCAACAGGTGCCGGCATTCGTCATCGGCCAGAAGTACACCAGCCTCGATGAACTGCGCGAGCACTGCGCCCAGCGGGTGTTCGATCCGCAGCGGTGGCCGCTGTTCGATGTCCAGGCATTCGTCCAGGGTCGCCACACGCGGCTGGCCATCAGCCTGGACAACCTGATCCTCGACGCCCTGAGCATCCTGCGCTTCTACGCCGAACTCGACGCTCTGTATCGCGATCCGACGATGGCCTTGCCAGCGCTGCAGCTGTCGTTTCGTGATTACCGGCTGCAAGCGACTGCGCAACCAGCCGAGCTGGAAGCCGCGCAACGTTTCTGGCAAAAATGCCTGCCCGAGCTGCCGCCTCATCCGCAACTGCCCCTGGCCTGCGATCCCGCCAACCTCGGCCAGCCCCGCTTCGAGCGCCTGCAAGGGCAGATAGACGCAGGGGCCTGGCAGGCGATCCTGGCCAAGGCCCAGCAGCATGGTCTGACAGCCTCGGCGGTGCTGCTCTGCGCCTTTGCCGAAACCCTGGGGCGCTGGAGCGCGCGCTCCGATCTGAGCCTGAACCTGACCCTGTTCGACCGCCGTGCGCTACATCCACAGATCGATGCAGTAATGGGTGATTTCACCTCCCTGACGCTGCTCGCCTATGCGCCACGGGCCGGCGAGTGCTGGCTAGAGCGCGCTCGGCGCACCCAGCAGACCCTGGGCGAGGTTCTCGAACACCGTTGCCTGGGCTCGGTGAGCCTGCTCCGGCAGCTGGCACGAGGCAAAGGCGAGCAGCACGCCCGCATGCCAGTGGTATTTACCAGTGCCCTAGGCGTGCCCGACGGCACCGCAGCGCCGCAGGATGGCCCCTTCGCCCGCCAGGTATTCGGCCTGACGCAGACGCCACAGGTGTGGCTGGATCACCAGGTGGTGGAAGCCGACGGCGGCATTGCATTGAACTGGGACCGGGTAATCGGCCTGTTTCCCGAAGGTATGGTCGAAGCGATGTTCCAGGCCTATCTGCACAGCTTGAACTGGCTAGCCGAACAGCCCTGGGACCAGGCCCCGCCCGATCTGCTGCCATTGCCCCAGGCGCAGCTCCGCGCCCGGATCAATGCTCCAGGCCTGCCGGTGCCTGGCGACCCGACTCTGCACCATGGCTTCTTCCAACAGGCACGCCAGGCCCCACAACGCACGGCGCTGTTGTGGCATGAGCAGGGCTCGATGAGTTATGGCGAACTGGCCGAACGCGCCCTGCGCATCGCTGGCAGCCTGGTGCAGGCGGGCATCGCGCCCGGCGATCTGGTAGCCGTGTCGCTGGCCAAGGGCCCGCTCCAGGTCGCCAGCGTGCTGGGTATTCTGGCCGCAGGCGCGGCCTACCTGCCGATCGGCGTCGACCAACCGGCGCAACGCTGCGAGCGCATCGTGCAGCAGGCCGGGGTAGCCTTGATCATCGCCGAGCAGGATCCACACCTGTCTGGCGTCAGGCATCTCCCGCCGGAACTGGCGCAAAACGCCGAGCCGCTGGCTGCGCCACGACCGATATTGGCCGGCGATCTGGCCTACGTGATCTATACCTCCGGCTCCACCGGGCAACCCAAGGGAGTGGAGATCACCCATCGCGCCGCGATGAATACCGTGGCCGAGATCAACCGCTGCTATGGCATCGACTCGCAGGATCGTGGCCTGGCCCTGTCGGCGCTGGACTTCGACCTGTCGGTCTATGACCTGTTCGGCCTGCTGTCGGTCGGCGCCGCGCTGGTGCTGATCGACGAACAGCAACGCCGTGATGCGCGGGCCTGGCTCAAGCTGCTGCAACGGCATGGCGTGACCCTGTGGAACAGCGTACCGGCGCTGCTGGACATGCTGCTCGAAGCCAACGCTGGCGAGCGCCAGCCCCTGCCCCTGCGGCTGGCATTGCTGTCCGGCGACTGGATCGGCCTCGACCTGCCGCAACGCCTGGCCGAGCAAGTTCCCGCCTGTCGCTTCATCGCCCTCGGCGGCGCCACCGAAGCCGCCATCTGGTCCAACCATTTCGAGGTGCAACAGCCCCTGCCCGGCTGGCGTTCGATTCCCTACGGCCTGCCCTTGCGCAACCAGGCCTACCGGGTGGTCGACGCCTGGGGGCGGGATTGCCCCGATTGGGTTACAGGCGAATTGTGGATCGGCGGTACGGGCGTCGCGCGAGGTTACCGGCGGGCTCCCACGCTCAGTGCCGAGCGCTTCGTCGATGGCTGGTACCGCACCGGCGACCTGGGCCGCTACCACCCCGATGGGCTGCTGGAGTTCCTCGGCCGGGCCGACAGCCAGGTCAAGATCCGCGGCCATCGCATCGAGCTGGGAGAAATCGAAGCCGCCCTGGCCCGCCACCCCGAGGTAAACATGGCGGTGGCCGTCGTCAGCGATCAGGGTCAGTTGCTCGCTGCCGTTACCGGCACGGCCACGGCCGCGCAACTGCCGATGCACCTGCAGCGATGCCTGCCGGCCTATATGCACCCGCAGCAGACCGTGGTGCTGGAGCGCCTGCCCCTGAGCGCCAACGGCAAGGTCGATCGCCGGGCATTGCTGGTCACCCTGGAAGCTATCGCGCAACCGCCAGCCGCTGTCGACGAACAGCCCTTGAGCCCCGCCGAGCAGATGGTCGCCGAGCTCTGGCAGCAGCTGCTGCGGATCCCGAGCGTCGGCCGCGGCGACAATTTCTTCCGCCTCGGGGGCGACAGCCTGCTGGCCACACGTTTTCTCGAGATGCTGCGCAGCCGCCTGGGCCTCGAGCTGCCCATGGGCCAGTTGTTCGGCGCCGCGAACCTCTCGCAAGTCGCACAAGCCCTCGACCGCCAGCCCATCGCCGACAACGTCGAAGAAGGTGCCATCTGA
- a CDS encoding ABC transporter ATP-binding protein, whose translation MSIDAGLQVRGLRKRYANGVQALRNVDLSIEPGMYGLLGPNGAGKSSLMRTLATLQQPDAGSIHLDGVDVLADADHLRRRLGYLPQQLGAYPGVSARDLLDRFAWLKGRTDAHLRRREVEGLLEKVNLTEAAHRALATYSGGMLRRFGIAMALVGSPRLLIVDEPTAGLDPAERNRFHRVLADVAAEAIVLLSTHIVEDVENLCSRLAVLAGGRIIVEGRPADLLRAEQGRLWEASFARGEALPDALHVAASPEGSRVIVHGERPADPRFMPHAPRLEDIYYLALAQAGGGSGP comes from the coding sequence ATGTCGATCGATGCGGGGTTACAAGTTCGGGGTCTGCGCAAGCGCTACGCCAACGGCGTCCAGGCGCTACGCAACGTGGACCTGAGTATCGAACCGGGCATGTATGGGCTGCTCGGGCCTAACGGTGCCGGCAAGAGCAGCCTGATGCGCACCTTGGCGACCTTGCAGCAGCCGGATGCCGGCAGCATTCACCTGGACGGCGTGGATGTGCTGGCCGATGCCGATCACCTGCGTCGGCGCCTGGGCTACCTGCCGCAGCAGCTCGGTGCCTATCCGGGCGTCAGCGCACGGGACCTGCTGGACCGTTTTGCCTGGCTCAAGGGCCGTACCGATGCGCACCTGCGGCGGCGGGAGGTCGAAGGGTTGCTGGAGAAGGTCAACCTGACAGAGGCGGCGCATCGCGCCCTGGCAACCTATTCAGGCGGCATGCTGCGCCGGTTCGGTATCGCCATGGCGCTGGTGGGTTCACCGCGACTGTTGATCGTCGACGAGCCTACGGCAGGTCTGGATCCAGCTGAGCGCAATCGCTTTCATCGAGTGCTGGCCGACGTCGCGGCCGAGGCCATCGTGCTGCTGTCCACCCATATCGTCGAGGATGTCGAGAATCTGTGCAGCCGCCTGGCGGTATTGGCCGGCGGACGAATCATCGTCGAGGGGCGCCCGGCGGATTTGCTCCGTGCCGAGCAGGGAAGGCTGTGGGAGGCCTCGTTCGCTCGAGGCGAAGCCCTCCCTGATGCGCTGCATGTAGCGGCCAGCCCCGAGGGCAGCCGCGTCATCGTGCATGGCGAGCGTCCCGCCGATCCGCGCTTTATGCCCCATGCGCCACGCCTGGAGGACATCTACTACCTGGCGCTGGCCCAGGCAGGCGGGGGGTCAGGCCCATGA
- a CDS encoding TonB-dependent receptor: protein MNQMSMDDGSVVLNIDGVPMSVRNAALATLDVQQVEVLKGPQGTLFGRNSEAGAINVTTRKPTRHLEGYVRGEVGNQGQFMTEGAVGGPLTDTLAGRVAVRRGGFDNWVDSQQDGDPMTKPRDLALRGSLLWDNDQGTTGLLTAEWQRADRYAGLEMLRPFGNRPSLDYTPGVFDDNQKTNERYSFELNHDLAQARITAVSAYTSTDLTAVKGYDRDITRELYGSPFEYLIEDSAFEQVWSQDLRLSSLAGSDVFWVTGLNLSRSERSFDSDDFTSGAQQRRDFSTNSYAAYGEVTYPIAPDWKLTAGLRHTWDRKTYGADYLSPGSAVSDSRRLHDNYSTGRAALSYALTEQTSLYMVLSRGYKSAGFNDYATSTSDSEPYKAAKVNAAELGFKHETGGGALSVEGALFFTRVQDDHLLGYDFNTLAVSAVNADTRSKGAELSSTWHVNDEFTLSGAVSYTNAVVVSDAPGVSGGDVAAGNRVPDVPLWSGNFSVAWQRDLPEFFGLTAPRLNSLINYRVQKNRPADPQNHYDLKGYAKLDLHLGVEVGGSEVYLWGDNLLDARYDLYGSYSTDQVLTGMPGRGRSAGVGYSYSF from the coding sequence CTGAACCAGATGAGCATGGATGACGGCTCGGTAGTGCTCAACATCGACGGCGTGCCCATGTCGGTGCGCAATGCCGCGCTGGCTACCCTGGATGTGCAGCAAGTGGAAGTGCTGAAGGGGCCCCAAGGCACGCTGTTCGGGCGCAACAGCGAGGCCGGTGCGATCAACGTCACCACGCGCAAACCGACCCGCCACCTGGAAGGCTACGTCCGTGGCGAAGTGGGCAATCAGGGCCAGTTCATGACCGAGGGCGCGGTGGGTGGGCCATTGACGGACACCTTGGCCGGCAGGGTCGCGGTGCGTCGTGGTGGCTTCGACAACTGGGTCGACTCCCAGCAGGATGGCGACCCCATGACCAAACCCCGGGATCTGGCCTTGCGCGGCAGCCTGCTCTGGGACAACGACCAGGGCACCACGGGTCTGCTGACCGCCGAGTGGCAACGGGCGGATCGCTATGCCGGCCTGGAAATGCTAAGGCCCTTTGGCAACCGACCTTCTCTGGATTACACGCCAGGGGTGTTCGATGACAACCAGAAAACCAACGAACGCTACTCCTTCGAGCTGAATCATGACCTGGCGCAGGCACGGATCACCGCCGTCAGCGCCTACACCAGCACCGATCTCACTGCAGTCAAAGGCTATGATCGTGATATCACGCGTGAGCTCTACGGTTCACCGTTCGAGTATCTCATTGAAGACTCGGCGTTCGAGCAGGTATGGAGTCAGGATCTGCGGCTAAGTTCGCTGGCGGGCTCCGACGTGTTCTGGGTGACCGGGCTCAACCTGTCCCGCTCGGAGCGCAGTTTCGATTCCGACGACTTCACCAGTGGCGCACAACAGCGGCGCGATTTCAGCACCAACAGCTACGCCGCTTATGGCGAGGTCACCTATCCGATCGCGCCGGACTGGAAACTCACGGCCGGTTTGCGTCATACCTGGGATCGCAAGACATACGGAGCCGATTACCTCAGTCCCGGTAGCGCGGTCAGCGACAGTCGTCGCTTGCACGACAACTACAGCACCGGGCGCGCAGCGCTGTCCTACGCGCTGACGGAGCAGACCAGCCTGTACATGGTGCTTTCCCGCGGCTACAAGTCGGCGGGGTTCAATGATTACGCCACCTCGACCAGCGATAGCGAACCCTACAAGGCCGCCAAGGTCAACGCCGCCGAACTGGGCTTCAAGCATGAAACCGGCGGCGGCGCCTTGAGTGTTGAAGGCGCACTGTTCTTTACCCGCGTGCAGGACGACCATCTGCTGGGGTATGACTTCAATACCCTGGCAGTCAGTGCGGTGAACGCCGATACCCGCAGCAAGGGTGCCGAGCTTTCGAGCACCTGGCATGTCAACGACGAGTTCACGCTGAGCGGTGCCGTGAGCTACACCAACGCAGTGGTGGTGTCCGATGCACCGGGGGTATCGGGCGGCGATGTGGCAGCGGGCAATCGAGTGCCGGATGTGCCGTTGTGGAGTGGCAATTTCAGTGTCGCATGGCAGAGAGACCTACCGGAATTCTTCGGTTTGACAGCGCCCCGCCTGAATTCTCTGATCAATTACCGCGTGCAGAAGAACCGCCCGGCCGACCCGCAGAATCACTACGATCTCAAGGGTTACGCCAAGCTCGACCTGCATCTGGGGGTTGAGGTAGGCGGATCGGAAGTGTACCTGTGGGGGGACAACCTGCTGGATGCTCGGTACGACCTGTATGGCTCGTACTCCACGGATCAGGTGCTGACGGGAATGCCTGGGCGAGGGCGTTCGGCGGGGGTGGGTTACAGTTACTCGTTCTGA
- a CDS encoding AraC family transcriptional regulator: MAAVEKRAMDSMPISRLITDGYGLGSSPETLCRVTRVALQEGLDIVRWQSTFENPVQIPLHDDSECIHFSFTHVLKGKAACSFHDGHRQRRFAIDEGSGNISFGRCRHGFYYQHGEIDNVTIMIRPELLAQWELEIDPSLHKALACDHCFLGGYRSGEMSATAHMLCSAMNHGGNARSSLWLYGQSVTLVSLFMEARRNTDCICRVSHTDRQRLMRARGRLLEDLGKAPSLPELAREVGMSLPKLTRGFRQFFGNSVYGVFQQARMAQARSRLLAGEGSVMRVASDLGYANASHFATAFRKQFGINPSEIRFRG; encoded by the coding sequence ATGGCAGCCGTCGAAAAGCGGGCAATGGATTCGATGCCGATCTCGCGCCTCATTACGGATGGTTATGGACTGGGCTCCAGTCCGGAGACCCTCTGCCGGGTAACCCGGGTGGCGTTGCAAGAAGGACTGGACATCGTTCGCTGGCAAAGCACTTTTGAAAACCCAGTGCAAATTCCGCTGCATGACGACAGTGAATGCATTCACTTCAGTTTTACCCATGTGCTCAAGGGCAAGGCAGCCTGCAGTTTCCATGACGGGCATCGGCAACGGCGCTTCGCTATCGACGAAGGCTCAGGAAACATCAGTTTCGGGCGTTGCCGGCATGGTTTCTATTACCAACATGGTGAGATCGATAACGTCACCATCATGATTCGCCCCGAACTGCTTGCCCAGTGGGAGCTGGAAATCGATCCGTCTCTGCACAAGGCGTTGGCTTGCGATCATTGTTTCCTGGGTGGTTACCGTAGCGGTGAAATGAGCGCGACGGCGCATATGCTCTGCAGCGCGATGAACCACGGGGGCAACGCCCGTAGCAGCTTATGGCTATATGGACAGAGCGTGACCTTGGTCAGCTTGTTCATGGAGGCGCGCCGGAACACGGATTGTATCTGCCGTGTCAGCCATACGGATCGTCAGCGATTGATGCGCGCCCGAGGGCGCCTGCTAGAGGACCTGGGTAAGGCCCCCAGCCTGCCCGAATTGGCTCGTGAGGTTGGAATGAGCCTGCCCAAGCTGACCCGTGGCTTTCGCCAGTTTTTTGGCAATAGTGTCTATGGGGTCTTTCAACAGGCGCGGATGGCACAGGCCCGCAGTCGGCTATTGGCTGGTGAGGGGTCAGTGATGCGTGTGGCGTCTGATCTGGGGTATGCCAATGCCAGCCATTTTGCTACGGCGTTCCGTAAGCAGTTTGGAATTAACCCCTCTGAGATCAGGTTCCGCGGTTAA